tggttttcaatagcaactaaacaacagaaagcccacatacaaatgaaatctgaacaatgccctactcaatgataacttggttgaggaagaaataaagaaattaaggactttttacaatttaatgaaaatgaaggcacaaaatacccagacttgtgggacagaatgaaagcagtgcataGTGGAAAAATCAGCTCtgtgtgccttcaaaaagaaattagagagtcAATATGCTACTACCTTAAGGACACTtgagaaagctctagaacaaaaagaagcaaatacacacaagaggagtagatggcaggacaTTATCAacctcagtgctgaaatcaacatAAAAATCTATACAACAATTCAACCAAACCCCAGACATGGtatttgagaatatcaacaagatagataaagcctcatccagactaatcagagggtacagagacaatatccaaattaacaaaattataaatgaaaaggtaGATGTTACAAGAGAAcctgaggaaattccaaaaaaatcatcaaatactactacaaaggcctatgttcagcaaaactgaaaattctgaattaaatggacaattttctggacagataccaaataccacagttaaatctggataaaataaaccatctaaacattcccataacccctaaagatatagaaaCAGTTATAAAAATCCTCACAAtcacaaaaaagcccaggaccagatggttttagtgcagaaaactatcagaccttcaaaaaagacctaaaaccaatactgttcaaactattccacaaattagaaacagaaggaacactatcccaTTCTTTCTGTGAAACCACATTTACACTGAGTATTCTCCCTTAGAGATGGATCACATACTATCTAATTAGGAACTTGGAACATTTTCCTTTTGAAGAGATCATCATAAGATATTTTTTTACATCttcctttgcattttataaatattctttatttgcatttcaaattatttccagcttcctggatcctccctccccaaaattTAAGCCCTCTTtactccccctgctccccaaacAACCCCTTCCTGCTACCCAGTCCTGTATtttcctatactgctacattaagcctttccaggaccaggggcctctgctTTATTCTGGAAGCAGTGTCTGGGTTATATCATGAAACTTGGTTAATATTttagtgtaattttaaaatatgtacctCATTTTCATAATCCTCACATGTAAACTGtttgcatatatttatacataggCATGCTTCATAAACTTTCTGTTATTTGCttggctctttcttttctttctttctttctttctttctttctttctttctttctttctttctttctttctttctttctttctttctttctttctttcttccttccttcttttctttctttctttctttctttctttctttctttctttctttctttctttctttctttctttctttctttctttctttcttatttttggtttttcaaaacaggatttctctgtatagctctggctgtcctggaactcactctgtagaccaggctggcctcaaactcagaaatctgcctgcctctgctttccagagtgctaggattatagacgtgtgccaccaccactctgCATTGCTTGGCTATTTATAAACCCTGGAActgtaattaattttatttttcatcttcttACTGCACTCTtacttagaaaaattattttcaaagcttGTATTAAAGCTATTACTCAGAATTCTATTTATTGGTCTCCAAACTTATGTGTGCAAAGAGGGCTACTGAAAATGCAAACTTCTAAATATACTATTGATGCaagatagaaaaatttaaaaacacatacttCTAAAACATGTTGTAACATCAAGTAACATCTAGTGATTATTGTAAAactcattaaattctgaaaaacaaaatgcatAGCATCAATGACtttaataaatttgaaatatacaattataaaaatgtattaatgttTAGTACTCTGAAGAAATAGTGATAATTGGTTCTAGAATTATGAGAGAAACCTGATGTCCAAAACAGAGAGCAATTATTTCAAATTACAGTGTTACTGatgttaattttttgaattttataaatCATCACTTTCCATAATGACTTTCGAGAACTAGGTGCATATGGGAGATATAAGCAATTTTATTACTTTGAGAAAATATAGCCTTACTTGTCATGTTGGAAATTTCGTTTTCTGGGCAGGGGTAACAATCAAAACAGCAGACAGCTTTTCCTTCATTAAAGTATTTTCTAAGTCCTGGTCTGCAAGGCTTGCTACATAGAGAGGGTAGCATCTGAAGAAAATAAGATACATAATATAAAAGACACATTAACATATGTGATTCACAAAAGAAAGCCACTGAAAAACATTTTACTCACATGTATCATATTTTATAGCAAAATGGTGATTTTTATATTGTGAAACAGTTATGAGAgagtaagaaagaaataaatggacagaacaaagagatggagagggtaggggagagggagatggagagacagggagatggaGTGGGAGAGAATGAATCTAGGATAGTGGAATTcaataaatgaagaaatgttaaaatttttattttatgacaaaAGTAAACAAGATtgtaggtatttttttctttatttaaagcaGTAAAAATTACAACCAAATTACCTCCTTGGTGTCTGTAGCCCActcgatcatttcattagacatAAACAGTTGCTGTCCATTTGGAAGGTGACCAGAAAACCttcctattttcattttaagtccATATTGTTTTATAATATCAATGATATAGAAAATGTCATACTCTGTATCTAGTTTTTTATTTTGATCCATGTTTACTAGGTCTCCAGCAGGATTTTCAAATTGTATCGTCTTCAGAAAAGAGAACACCTAAAACacatttgtcattttattttcaacTAAGAAGACACAATACTTCAGAAATTATAAAGCTTTGAATATCATTCATATCCATTGTATACTCCTTAAATAGTGGTTTATCAGGAGTATCCACTACTGAAAAATATAATTCATTATTATACATGTAAAAGTAGTTTCTCTATTCTGCACAAATACTGCTTTCTCACCGGATTTGATAtcataacatatatacacatgaattgTATTATTTATGAGTAGTAATAAATTATCCATTTTTTTGCCAACAGTGTTATTTGCTCATGAGAATGCTAAATACAAAATAGCTCAAAATACTGCAAAAGAACTTgaaattatttcagttttattcATTACAttaattagaaaattttgatcaAGTAAAAGATAagttattttgttaatttcatttactaatttcatgagaaaatatttcaaatgataaaGTCATGAGATCTATGAACGTGTGAAATATCGGATGAAATATCATGTGAAAATTTGTGAAAGGCTGGCTTCAGTTCCAATGCTGGTTTTCTCATTAATTATGAAAGTAACATGATTTGCCTCTTATGCAGTAGTGATTTTTATATTGTGAAAGAGTACAGAAAGACATGCATTTAGgataaattttacttatttacttggCTTTTGAATTAAAGAATCCCTATATCAATGCCACCTCTATGATATTTATATCTTTTAGTCTAAGATGCATTACCTTCCAAGAGTTATAATCCAGTACTTTCCCATTATTCTCTGAGCATGTGTCTACATGTCGAAGAACCATCTCATGAAGTGagtgggccacagcatacacagaatTGTATAAGTTGTAACATGTCTCACTCATAGACATTCCAACTGGTGGCACAGAAAACCATTTAAATAGGGTTTTGGTTTGACAATTCCTCAGAGATATGCAATTAGGTGTTGGAAAAGAACACTTAAAGTAAGTCCACCACAGTTTAGCAAAAGAAATGTCATTACTGTAGTTAGAAGGGTACACTGTCTGCATAAAATTTTTAAAGGCAGATGTTTCAGACTGCTGATGTGAAAAAATAATTGTCCCATGCAAGGAGTTAAGCATGAAAACTCCTGCCATTGTGATCATATCAAATTGTGACACACTGACCCAGAGTCTCTGAAGGTTATAAAATTTCCATAGCATGAAGCTCAATTGTACAGGAGATTCCTTATCCCCATAGACGATCACAGCTTGTGCTGATGACATTATAATTTGGTGATAATATTTAGAAGCCACTTTAAAGTATAACGTGTTATCATATGTGATAATATtgacaaaggataagcagacagtGCTTTTTTCCATTACTGATcttaattcagaaagaaattgaATTCCATGGTCATCATCTGTAATGATAACTCCTATCCAGTTCCATCTGAAGTGAACTGCTAGGGACACCATGGCTAGTGGAAGAGACGTGTCCTTGGGAGTCATCTGGTAGAGATGAGGAAACTGTTCCTGATCACTTAGGAAATGAAAATAACCACAGTAAATCTGAAAGATATTGACCATAAGTATCACTATGAAGTAGATGAAATTCATATTGCTCATTTTAAGATCTATGTGTGCTAAAGATCATGCTAGAAATTGGGAAAATGTGGATACTTCATCTTACTATTAAAATAGTATCCAAATTCTTTTGAATTGCTATACAAGTAGCAATAAAGTAAGTCTTCTGGTAAATCATTTCACACTATGATGTCTCTCCCACCAGCTGCCATAAAATGATTGTGTTTGCTAAAGGAAGTATATAAAATTCATATTTGATCCATCAGAGTATGTATAAATGAattttctgccttttagttagtcttGGCACTCAGAAACTCAGACTGTGGTAAGACAGTATTTCATTAAATATAACCCTTGGTGACTTACCTCTGGAGTTCTAGAGAAGTACAAGATTGGTCCAAATAAGTAAGATGTAATCCATAATGGTCCCGTAAGTACAATTAAATATCTTCTCTGATTTTTACAGTAGTAATTAGGaacaatttcctttcttttcaaagaCAAACCTCCTTTCAGATGATCCAGCATTAAGTTACATTCAATCTTAACTTGTAGGGAAATGTTGGGTAATATATGAATGCTCCTATTGATTTCTTCAATGGCAAAATAAACAGAGGACATTAAGAGGACAGTCTTAGGTGTCACCCTGAAAACAGAGCAGTTTTAAAACCAGTCATGCTGGATATGGGTTCTAATTATGGTAATCTTAAATAAAGCTTAATGTGGTTTAAGCATAGAATACTTGGATTTTTGTGACCCATGGACAAACCTATCCAGTTACTTATTATGTATGTGTAATAGGATGTTTGACCTCTAAAATAATTTAGCAgttttaaagttgtatttttaattagatGAATTGAAATTTAATACTTTTGAACTATTCtatttaatatatacacatgtatttagCATTTACAGAGTTTGCTGTTATCttcttttattgatttctttaacTGTGTTCTTAAATTAGACACCctgtgcatttttatttttatttttaataaacttttaaatttaaattttatattaccatgattctgtcatttttctatagttattgtttttttttaacatgacgAACTATCTACATGTTctccattaagaaaaaaaattttctgaGCCAACTTTGAATCTTCCAATGCATTGAAACAATAATTCTAATACCTAACATGTGtggaaaataaatgagaattatCTACTATCTAGAATGATATACTTCTTTACAGAATCACCACTAAAATTTGTCATGACccttcataaatatataaagattacGTGGATACACTTTTGTCACTGGCTACTACATAACTTCCTTTGTGTTCTATTAAGTTCAGATTATCCAGATATGTCaagtaattttatatatttctttacaaACTGCAGTTTagaattgcaaaaaaaaaaaaaaaagaatagctaaaACAACTCTAAGTAATGAAATAATAGGACAATCACCATTTCTGATCTCACATTTTACTAAACACTTCTATTAATAAAATTGGCCAAAAGGTGGTGAGTGTTGATAAGTAGAATgcaattgaagacctagaaataaacacATCGCTTTggacacattattttttttataacaacATGCAAAAAAACACACTAGGTTAAAAGAAAAGCTTTCTTCAATAAAGTTACTGGCACAATTGTATGGCTACTTGGAGAAGAATAAAATTGTACCCATGCCTATAACAGTTAGGAAGACCCAAGTCTATGTTTGGTATCCACACTTGGGATACAAAAACTCATTGGTGATACATTTTCAAAAGAATATTGGATGTAACTTGGTTGAAAAGATAAATTCAGTGACATTTTGGAAATTCTTTCCCTTGTCATATTTTGTCAAGAAATTAACTTTTTAAGTTTATAGTTTTTCCTGCATGCATTTTATAGCTTccaaacttttctttttatggaCTACTTGATGGTACGGATTTATAtgtctatttttctatttgtatgtAAGTGTGTTACTCATGCCTTTATTTTTAAAGGGACTCATTATTTTCTGTTTGAAACTTTTTTAATATTCTGCTAATTTTTTAACCTATATTAATACTATTATTTATGTGACAAGCTGTAAtgagtaaatataaaaatgtggGCCCATATTGGAGGCAATTAGGAAATGATCTTACAATAGTTCAGGGAGTAAATTTCAGAATTTGAGTATATAgtactaaaaatatattttatataaataatgaaaGGAATGGAAATTTGATTTATGCTGGTAATTTAGTTAGCCCTGGAAAATAGTATGCTCAATAAAAAAGGACAATAAGGTTGGAAGCATATAAtctcatttatattaaaatactaaTGTACACGTATGGAACAGATATTAGATTTACTAATAGTGTAAGGATGAGGTTATGAAAAGATAAGACTTGAAAAAAGCAGCATTCACAATTCACAGTGAATTATTCTAGGTATTGTGAGTTGGACTTACACATCTATATATGTTACATTCACACTTAAGCACATAGATCATAAATTATATATCAACAAAACTGAAATTGGAAAAGTACCATTTACATCCAAttagctttagtaaaatttatgCTTAATTTTTCAAATCATAGATTTTAATTTATACTAACATGTTTATTATACAATCATTTTATAGTCAGTGGTTTCTATATAAACTATTTTGTgcgttctatttttattttttattaatgtcctttttcttttttcttttttttttcttttctataaaattgTTGGTTTCATTCTGCCATTATCAATTATACCTCATTTTCTCATCTGCTTGGTGAGTGTCTACTTATTAGTTATGATATTTCTCCTTAAGCTGTAGAAAGGCTGGAGTTTATCTGATAATGATTTCCTGTTCAATAAATCACAATGCCttctacaaaaaaagaaaaagaaaaagaaaaaaaaaaagaaagtggcgTGACATTCTGAAATTTCAAACTTGAAGGCTCTGTTTTGTCATTAGCATTTATTGTTCTATAAGTACCCACTATATACATGCATGAGAAATAACACAGTCCATATCAACCTGTATATAGAATTTGATTAAAATATGTACTAATATAGGCATTGGATAGATGTTGAAGGAGGACAAATAATGAATGGGGGAGAatcagttatttttaaaactgtatccCCTTGATAGTTAAACTTCATATTATGGCAGgtaacaaatataagaacatatCTATAGTGCAAATAagttttggtatattttttttaaagattacacAAATCAGTTTGGACAAATGCATAAATCTGCAAGAATTGTTTGAAGGAAttaaatatatgataatatattctCTGCTTTTCTCAAATAggtaatgtttgtttttttttaaagtaacgcAATCAAGAGTACT
This portion of the Apodemus sylvaticus chromosome 1, mApoSyl1.1, whole genome shotgun sequence genome encodes:
- the LOC127681480 gene encoding vomeronasal type-2 receptor 116-like; the protein is MANMLSLIVSFLVLKLSFIFCHLSDPRCFWRIKDTENYLGDKEADCIFSIYTKHGYVKNDYYSGNLYKQVTPKTVLLMSSVYFAIEEINRSIHILPNISLQVKIECNLMLDHLKGGLSLKRKEIVPNYYCKNQRRYLIVLTGPLWITSYLFGPILYFSRTPEIYCGYFHFLSDQEQFPHLYQMTPKDTSLPLAMVSLAVHFRWNWIGVIITDDDHGIQFLSELRSVMEKSTVCLSFVNIITYDNTLYFKVASKYYHQIIMSSAQAVIVYGDKESPVQLSFMLWKFYNLQRLWVSVSQFDMITMAGVFMLNSLHGTIIFSHQQSETSAFKNFMQTVYPSNYSNDISFAKLWWTYFKCSFPTPNCISLRNCQTKTLFKWFSVPPVGMSMSETCYNLYNSVYAVAHSLHEMVLRHVDTCSENNGKVLDYNSWKVFSFLKTIQFENPAGDLVNMDQNKKLDTEYDIFYIIDIIKQYGLKMKIGRFSGHLPNGQQLFMSNEMIEWATDTKEMLPSLCSKPCRPGLRKYFNEGKAVCCFDCYPCPENEISNMTSMDQCVKCPEDEYANTDQTKCLKKLVIFLDYEEPLGIALVGLTLCFSALTAVVLCVFLKHRDTPIVKANNETLSYVLLISLIFCFICSLLYIGHLSMATCILQQTTFAIVFTVAASTVLAKTITVVLAFKITVPGRRLRWLLLSGAPNYIIPICTLIQMILCGIWLGTSPPFVDADLHVEHGHIIIFCNKGSVIAFYCVLGFMCSLALASFFVAFLARNLPDTFNEAKLLTFSMLVFCSVWITFLPVYHSTKGKAMVAVEVFCILSSSAGMLLCIFLPKFYIILLRPQINSFIEFRKIHAKVINVN